In Brachypodium distachyon strain Bd21 chromosome 2, Brachypodium_distachyon_v3.0, whole genome shotgun sequence, one genomic interval encodes:
- the LOC104582870 gene encoding splicing factor, arginine/serine-rich 19 isoform X2 yields MESDSDRDASLLSPAPNPSHQPFLRAAKSAAFKREERRKRKERKRQDRLALALAHWEPLGAPPRPAATASPSRAPAEDKPWPCDPPPPPDTAPSAAWGWDPPAETPPQPAPLPGPAATCPQAAAVRACRALFGEHADDEEEEEEEGEDGNLTRFFEELLEKDVALRGFYEAERETGRFMCLVCEGVGARAGKRFAGCAALVQHARSVARRTKRRLAHRSFADAVGRLLGWGAGRTTPFTADSDDHGACDQSTGMEMA; encoded by the exons ATGGAGTCCGACTCCGACCGCGacgcctccctcctctcccccgctccaaaccctagccaccaGCCGTTCCTCCGGGCAGCCAAGTCAGCGGCCTTCAagcgcgaggagcgccgcAAGCGCAAGGAGCGCAAGCGGCAGGACCGCCTCGCCCTCGCGCTCGCGCACTGGGAGCCCCTCGGCGCCCCGCCTCGCCCGGCAGCGACCGCTTCCCCATCCCGCGCGCCAGCCGAAGACAAGCCGTGGCCGTGCGACCCGCCCCCGCCTCCGGACAccgcgccctccgccgcctgggGATGGGACCCTCCAGCGGAAACCCCGCCACAGCCGGCCCCGCTGCCTGGACCCGCGGCCACGTGCCCCCAGGCCGCTGCGGTCAGGGCGTGCCGCGCGTTGTTCGGCGAGcacgccgacgacgaggaagaggaggaagaagagggggaggatgGCAATCTGACCCGGTTCTTCGAGGAGTTGCTGGAGAAAGACGTGGCGCTGAGAGGGTTCTACGAGGCGGAGCGGGAGACGGGGCGGTTCATGTGCCTCGTGTGCGAGGGCGTCGGCGCCAGGGCGGGCAAGAGGTTCGCCGGCTGCGCGGCGCTCGTGCAGCATGCCCGTTCGGTCGCCCGGAGGACCAAGAGGAGGCTCGCGCACCGCTCCTTCGCGGACGCCGTCGGCCGCCTGCTCGGCTGGGGCGCCGGCCGCACCACGCCCTTTACT GCAGATTCTGACGATCATGGCGCTTGTGATCAAAGCACGGGAATGGAGATGGCCTGA
- the LOC104582870 gene encoding splicing factor, arginine/serine-rich 19 isoform X1, producing the protein MESDSDRDASLLSPAPNPSHQPFLRAAKSAAFKREERRKRKERKRQDRLALALAHWEPLGAPPRPAATASPSRAPAEDKPWPCDPPPPPDTAPSAAWGWDPPAETPPQPAPLPGPAATCPQAAAVRACRALFGEHADDEEEEEEEGEDGNLTRFFEELLEKDVALRGFYEAERETGRFMCLVCEGVGARAGKRFAGCAALVQHARSVARRTKRRLAHRSFADAVGRLLGWGAGRTTPFTVRQILTIMALVIKAREWRWPD; encoded by the exons ATGGAGTCCGACTCCGACCGCGacgcctccctcctctcccccgctccaaaccctagccaccaGCCGTTCCTCCGGGCAGCCAAGTCAGCGGCCTTCAagcgcgaggagcgccgcAAGCGCAAGGAGCGCAAGCGGCAGGACCGCCTCGCCCTCGCGCTCGCGCACTGGGAGCCCCTCGGCGCCCCGCCTCGCCCGGCAGCGACCGCTTCCCCATCCCGCGCGCCAGCCGAAGACAAGCCGTGGCCGTGCGACCCGCCCCCGCCTCCGGACAccgcgccctccgccgcctgggGATGGGACCCTCCAGCGGAAACCCCGCCACAGCCGGCCCCGCTGCCTGGACCCGCGGCCACGTGCCCCCAGGCCGCTGCGGTCAGGGCGTGCCGCGCGTTGTTCGGCGAGcacgccgacgacgaggaagaggaggaagaagagggggaggatgGCAATCTGACCCGGTTCTTCGAGGAGTTGCTGGAGAAAGACGTGGCGCTGAGAGGGTTCTACGAGGCGGAGCGGGAGACGGGGCGGTTCATGTGCCTCGTGTGCGAGGGCGTCGGCGCCAGGGCGGGCAAGAGGTTCGCCGGCTGCGCGGCGCTCGTGCAGCATGCCCGTTCGGTCGCCCGGAGGACCAAGAGGAGGCTCGCGCACCGCTCCTTCGCGGACGCCGTCGGCCGCCTGCTCGGCTGGGGCGCCGGCCGCACCACGCCCTTTACTGTACG GCAGATTCTGACGATCATGGCGCTTGTGATCAAAGCACGGGAATGGAGATGGCCTGATTAA
- the LOC100823469 gene encoding CBL-interacting protein kinase 19, producing MNENRRTPAEAGPRELVIEEPYREGERKQEGESFRGAVKPPAFPPPRPAAPPNPLGGPLPQSYHHHPSMADVKQPPDSSAKAARLPSPTAAAAVAAAAAPNRGGASSKAQLMGRYELGRVLGQGTFAKVYHARHVQTGESVAIKVLDREKAVRSGLVTHIKREIAVLRRVRHPNIVHLFEVMATKTKIYFVMELVRGGELFSRVSKGRLKEDIARRYFQHLISAVGFCHARGVFHRDLKPENLLVDENGNLKVSDFGLSAVAEPFQPDGLLHTFCGTPAYVAPEVLGRRGYEGAKADIWSCGVILFVLMAGYLPFHDKNLMAMYRKIYKGEFRCPRWFSKDLTSLMTRFLDTNPSTRITLAEVMEDRWFKKGFRPVKFYIEDDQLYNVIDAENDVLDLGLADPLPQPLPPSPRQEIDADDSGSESDSSVVSCPATSSFEEHQRLRGPLPRPASLNAFDIISFSRGFNLSGLFEEKGDEVRFVSSEPMSDIVTKLEEIANVKSFSVRKKDWRVSLEGTREGVTGPLTIGVEIFELTPSLVMVEVKKKAGDKEEYDDFCNKELKPGMLHLVHQMVPAPNIPTNAE from the coding sequence ATGAACGAGAACCGTAGAACGCCGGCCGAGGCAGGCCCGCGCGAGCTTGTGATAGAAGAGCCGTATAGAGAAGGGGAGAGGAAACAAGAGGGAGAGAGTTTTCGCGGAGCCGTTAAGCCGCCTGCCTTTCCTCCTCCGAGGCCGGCTGCTCCACCTAATCCCCTTGGCGGCCCCCTCCCCCAGTCCTACCACCACCACCCGTCGATGGCGGACGTCAAGCAGCCGCCTGACTCGTCCGCGAAGGCCGCGCGGCTGCCGTCCcccaccgcggcggcggcagtggcggcggcggcggcgcccaacCGAGGCGGCGCCAGCTCCAAGGCGCAGCTGATGGGGCGGTACGAGCTGGGGCGCGTCCTTGGCCAAGGCACTTTCGCCAAGGTGTACCATGCGCGGCACGTGCAGACCGGGGAGAGCGTGGCCATCAAGGTGCTCGACAGGGAGAAGGCCGTGCGGAGCGGCCTCGTCACGCATATCAAGCGCGAGATCGCCGTGCTCCGCCGCGTGCGCCACCCGAACATCGTGCACCTCTTCGAGGTCATGGCCACCAAGACCAAGATCTACTTCGTCATGGAGCTCGTCCGCGGCGGGGAGCTCTTCTCTCGCGTCTCCAAAGGCCGCCTCAAGGAGGACATAGCGCGCCGCTATTTCCAGCATCTCATCTCTGCCGTCGGATTCTGCCACGCCCGCGGGGTCTTCCACCGGGACCTCAAGCCGGAGAATCTCCTCGTCGACGAGAACGGCAACCTCAAGGTCTCGGACTTCGGcctctccgccgtcgccgagccGTTCCAGCCCGACGGTCTCCTACACACCTTCTGTGGCACGCCGGCCTATGTCGCTCCCGAAGTGCTCGGCCGCCGCGGATACGAAGGCGCCAAGGCAGACATATGGTCATGCGGTGTTATCCTCTTTGTGCTCATGGCCGGATATCTTCCTTTCCATGACAAGAACCTCATGGCCATGTACCGTAAGATTTACAAGGGAGAGTTCCGGTGTCCAAGGTGGTTCTCCAAGGACCTTACCAGCTTGATGACGCGCTTTCTTGACACTAACCCCAGCACAAGGATCACCTTGGCAGAGGTCATGGAGGACCGTTGGTTCAAGAAAGGCTTCCGGCCAGTCAAGTTCTATATTGAGGATGACCAGCTGTACAACGTGATAGATGCTGAGAATGATGTGCTGGACTTGGGGCTTGCTGATCCTCTTCCTCAACCATTGCCACCTTCACCTCGCCAAGAGATTGATGCCGATGACTCAGGATCGGAGTCTGACTCATCAGTTGTATCCTGCCCTGCCACATCCTCATTTGAGGAGCACCAGAGGCTCCGTGGACCACTTCCGCGCCCTGCAAGCCTTAATGCATTTGATATCATATCATTCTCCAGGGGATTCAACTTGTCAGGGCTGTTTGAGGAAAAAGGGGACGAGGTGAGATTCGTCTCGAGTGAGCCGATGTCTGATATTGTAACGAAATTGGAGGAGATTGCAAATGTGAAGAGCTTCTCGGTGCGGAAGAAGGATTGGCGGGTGAGCCTGGAGGGTACAAGGGAAGGAGTTACGGGGCCACTAACAATTGGCGTGGAGATATTCGAGCTCACACCGTCCCTTGTAATGGTGGAGGTAAAAAAGAAGGCAGGGGATAAGGAAGAGTATGATGATTTCTGCAACAAGGAATTGAAGCCAGGAATGCTGCATCTTGTGCACCAGATGGTTCCAGCTCCAAATATACCTACCAATGCTGAGTAG
- the LOC100822855 gene encoding uncharacterized protein LOC100822855 — protein sequence MRAGRVMAEGGNNKRIDLAAPLRSGRLPYHKADLKSGPVSHPGAVPFVWEQSPGRPKSVRTRRPPPTSSSPPRSSEYGGGASPYHDALGERDRAAPYGVATAAVASRNGTAGRWAEAEAKKESVAELLRREEEEEDAGDDDERFSDALDTLSRTESFTVNCSVSGLSGMPDRPAGAAAGAEAGARGFMMDRFLPAAQAVAVGSPQYTFRKAGAAGATSNSGRDHARAASANCRTGSDDDHARRAPVRLPYQHLPPNYLSCNYPRREELGQEEEEDDDDYDVHSTRGFASKGCGLLPGLCAKSSLFLLNPVPMMKRGKVRGRGRGRGVPSKGRSQNAPSPLARSSQNNHPGCDSNRQSWEEVYKHKLEHKYIHQGEDRRSKLTSESNHLTFWSDSQTGDGSSPFHHSIGGDTSPYCKDIVLSPSHKADESFRMEDKDDKMSRSNGSSSLGKDHDHSSLVGSDHSSLKGSSSMSSGPDRRVHEDSETTHLALLLDTKLSLNSRYDSQLGGRQIVGNTIVEGQDVDPSTERITQVPEPALLMSSGNSESVKLDDRKTSTSDTSQHVQLHSTDNNVVKKQNMPLQYLLPLPVPKSPSESWLSRNLPSAKNKPPMPSFLGMQVQPKKQAPWDSMHPKENDLKPSRPRQIRFADVVERPNYLDSEI from the exons ATGCGCGCGGGTCGCGTGATGGCGGAGGGGGGCAACAACAAGCGGATCGACCTGGCCGCGCCGCTCCGCTCGGGGCGCCTGCCCTACCACAAGGCCGACCTCAAGTCCGGCCCCGTCAGCCACCCCGGCGCCGTGCCTTTCGTCTGGGAGCAGAGCCCCGGCCGGCCCAAGAGCGTCCGcacccgccgcccgcctcccacctcttcttctccgccgcgctcgtccgagtacggcggcggcgcgagcccCTACCATGACGCCCTCGGGGAGCGCGATCGCGCGGCGCCTTATggcgtcgccaccgccgccgttgcgTCTCGGAATGGGACCGCGGGGCGCTGGGCGGAGGCCGAGGCGAAGAAGGAATCCGTGGCTGAATTGCtgcggagggaggaggaggaggaggacgccggcgATGACGACGAGAGGTTCTCGGACGCGCTGGACACGCTCTCCCGGACGGAGTCATTCACCGTCAACTGCAGCGTCAGCGGCCTCAGCGGCATGCCGGACCGCCCCGCTGGTgcggccgcgggcgccgaGGCGGGCGCACGCGGCTTCATGATGGACCGCTTCCTGCCGGCCGCGCAGGCGGTGGCCGTCGGCTCCCCGCAGTACACCTTCCGCAAGGCCGGCGCGGCCGGTGCCACTAGCAACTCGGGCCGCGACCATGCGCGCGCGGCTTCAGCCAATTGCAGGACGGGCAGTGACGATGATCACGCCAGGAGAGCGCCTGTTCGGCTCCCGTACCAGCATCTACCTCCCAATTACTTGTCTTGTAACTACCCAAGACGCGAGGAGCTTggacaggaggaggaagaggacgacgaTGACTACGACGTGCATAGTACCCGTGGTTTTGCATCCAAGGGGTGTGGTTTGCTCCCTGGTTTGTGTGCTAAAAGCTCCTTGTTCCTACTGAATCCAGTGCCTATGATGAAGCGTGGCAAGGTGcgcgggagagggagaggcagGGGCGTGCCATCCAaaggcaggtcccagaatGCACCCAGCCCTCTTGCGCGGAGCTCACAAAACAACCATCCTGGTTGTGATTCTAATAGG CAATCATGGGAGGAAGTGTATAAGCACAAGTTGGAGCACAAGTATATTCACCAAGGAGAGGATAGGAGGAGCAAGCTGACAAGTGAATCGAATCATCTGACCTTCTGGAGTGACTCTCAGACCGGGGATGGGTCTTCACCATTCCACCACTCCATAGGTGGTGACACATCTCCCTACTGTAAGGATATTGTCTTGTCACCATCACACAAAGCAGATGAATCATTTAGAATGGAAGATAAAGATGACAAAATGAGTAGAAGCAATGGCTCCAGCTCACTTGGAAAAGACCATGATCATAGCTCATTGGTTGGATCAGATCACAGTAGTTTGAAGGGGTCAAGCTCCATGAGCTCAGGGCCTGATAGAAGAGTGCACGAAGATTCAGAAACTACACACTTGGCTCTGCTACTGGATACAAAGTTATCTTTGAATTCAAGATATGATAGTCAGCTTGGAGGACGACAGATAGTTGGAAACACTATTGTGGAAGGTCAAGACGTTGATCCATCGACAGAAAGGATCACTCAAGTGCCAGAACCCGCTTTGTTAATGTCTTCTGGAAACTCGGAATCAGTGAAATTGGATGATAGAAAAACTTCCACTAGTGATACTAGTCAGCATGTCCAACTACATTCGACAGATAATAATGTTGTCAAGAAGCAAAATATGCCCTTGCAGTATCTACTACCTTTACCTGTCCCTAAGTCACCTTCAGAATCCTGGCTTTCTCGCAATTTGCCATCTGCGAAAAACAAACCACCGATGCCATCATTTCTTGGAATGCAAGTACAGCCAAAGAAACAAGCTCCATGGGACTCGATGCACCCGAAGGAGAATGATCTAAAACCTTCCAGGCCACGTCAAATAAGATTTGCAGAT GTGGTAGAAAGGCCTAATTATTTGGATTCTGAGATATGA
- the LOC100823165 gene encoding CBL-interacting protein kinase 30, which translates to MEKNQDSQVIMGRYRLGRLLGCGSFAKVYKAHNVSTGEAMAIKVFDKEAVRRSGTMEQVKREVAVMRRVRHPNVVRLHEVMATRSRIYFVMEYAGGGELFARLARSTRFPEPVARRCFQQLVTAVEFCHSRGVYHRDLKPENLLLDARGNLKVSDFGLSALAADTSRLRGGGLLHTTCGTPAYVAPEVLRKRGYDGAKADIWSCGVILFVLMAGKLPFNDANLPVLYRKITQSDYKCPEWFSVDARKLLARLLDPNPRTRITIAKLKARSWFREGAPCPLLNEKPLATSEEASVLLGKEGARAGHHDEDDDEESTRKRKRSKVTTASSPTIRVRPSSMNAFDIISRSNALDLSKMFDEAERRSEARFSTKETTTAIVSKLGKIAEAGRFSFKLKDKARVELEGSQDGRNGALPLALEVEIFEVAPSVHVVEMRKTGGDSLEFRDFYKHELKPSLGDIVWAWQGADSPPPSLVPRPNTESRS; encoded by the exons ATGGAGAAGAACCAAGATTCCCAAGTGATCATGGGCCGGTACAGGCTCGGCCGCCTTCTCGGCTGCGGCAGCTTCGCCAAGGTCTACAAGGCCCATAACGTGTCCACCGGCGAGGCCATGGCCATCAAGGTGTTCGACAAGGAGGCCGTGCGGCGGTCCGGCACCATGGAGCAGGTGAAGCGCGAGGTGGCCGTGATGCGGCGCGTGCGCCACCCGAACGTCGTCCGGCTGCACGAGGTGATGGCGACGCGCTCCAGGATCTACTTCGTCATGGAgtacgccggcggcggcgagctcttcGCGCGCCTCGCGCGGAGCACGCGCTTCCCGGAGCCCGTGGCGCGCCGCTGCTTCCAGCAGCTCGTCACGGCCGTGGAGTTCTGCCACAGCCGCGGCGTGTACCACCGCGACCTCAAGCCCGAgaacctcctcctcgacgcGCGCGGCAACCTCAAGGTCTCCGACTTCGGGCTCAGCGCGCTGGCCGCGGACACCTCCCGccttcgcggcggcggcctcttGCACACCACCTGCGGCACGCCGGCGTACGTCGCTCCCGAG GTGCTCCGGAAGCGTGGCTACGACGGCGCAAAGGCGGACATCTGGTCGTGCGGCGTGATCCTCTTCGTGCTCATGGCCGGCAAACTCCCTTTCAACGACGCCAACCTCCCCGTCTTGTACCGGAAGATCACGCAGAGCGACTACAAGTGCCCCGAGTGGTTCTCCGTGGACGCGCGCAAGCTGCTCGCCCGGTTGCTCGACCCGAACCCCAGGACCCGGATCACCATCGCCAAGCTCAAGGCCAGGAGTTGGTTCCGGGAAGGAGCACCATGCCCCCTCCTCAACGAGAAGCCGCTCGCCACGAGTGAAGAAGCCTCGGTGTTACTCGGCAAGGAAGGCGCCAGAGCCGGCCATcacgacgaagacgacgacgaagagaGCACCCGAAAGAGGAAAAGATCCAAGGTGACAACGGCGTCGTCGCCAACCATCCGCGTGAGGCCGTCGAGCATGAACGCCTTCGACATCATCTCGCGGTCAAACGCGCTGGACCTCTCCAAGATGTTCGACGAAGCGGAGCGCAGGTCGGAGGCCCGGTTCTCCACCAAGGAGACCACGACGGCGATCGTCTCCAAGCTGGGGAAGATCGCCGAGGCGGGGAGGTTCAGCTTCAAGCTCAAGGACAAGGCGAGGGTGGAGCTGGAGGGGAGCCAGGACGGGCGGAACGGGGCGCTGCCACTGGCGCTGGAGGTGGAGATCTTTGAAGTGGCGCCGTCGGTGCACGTGGTGGAGATGAGgaagacgggcggcgactCGCTGGAGTTCCGGGACTTCTACAAGCATGAGCTGAAGCCGTCGCTGGGCGATATCGTGTGGGCGTGGCAGGGAGCggactcgccgccgccgtcgctcgTGCCTAGGCCAAACACGGAGTCCCGCTCCTGA
- the LOC104582870 gene encoding splicing factor, arginine/serine-rich 19 isoform X3 encodes MESDSDRDASLLSPAPNPSHQPFLRAAKSAAFKREERRKRKERKRQDRLALALAHWEPLGAPPRPAATASPSRAPAEDKPWPCDPPPPPDTAPSAAWGWDPPAETPPQPAPLPGPAATCPQAAAVRACRALFGEHADDEEEEEEEGEDGNLTRFFEELLEKDVALRGFYEAERETGRFMCLVCEGVGARAGKRFAGCAALVQHARSVARRTKRRLAHRSFADAVGRLLGWGAGRTTPFTVR; translated from the coding sequence ATGGAGTCCGACTCCGACCGCGacgcctccctcctctcccccgctccaaaccctagccaccaGCCGTTCCTCCGGGCAGCCAAGTCAGCGGCCTTCAagcgcgaggagcgccgcAAGCGCAAGGAGCGCAAGCGGCAGGACCGCCTCGCCCTCGCGCTCGCGCACTGGGAGCCCCTCGGCGCCCCGCCTCGCCCGGCAGCGACCGCTTCCCCATCCCGCGCGCCAGCCGAAGACAAGCCGTGGCCGTGCGACCCGCCCCCGCCTCCGGACAccgcgccctccgccgcctgggGATGGGACCCTCCAGCGGAAACCCCGCCACAGCCGGCCCCGCTGCCTGGACCCGCGGCCACGTGCCCCCAGGCCGCTGCGGTCAGGGCGTGCCGCGCGTTGTTCGGCGAGcacgccgacgacgaggaagaggaggaagaagagggggaggatgGCAATCTGACCCGGTTCTTCGAGGAGTTGCTGGAGAAAGACGTGGCGCTGAGAGGGTTCTACGAGGCGGAGCGGGAGACGGGGCGGTTCATGTGCCTCGTGTGCGAGGGCGTCGGCGCCAGGGCGGGCAAGAGGTTCGCCGGCTGCGCGGCGCTCGTGCAGCATGCCCGTTCGGTCGCCCGGAGGACCAAGAGGAGGCTCGCGCACCGCTCCTTCGCGGACGCCGTCGGCCGCCTGCTCGGCTGGGGCGCCGGCCGCACCACGCCCTTTACTGTACGGTAA